GGATGTCGGGATGCCGGGGAATGTCGGTTTAATGGGGGCGATGTCGGAATGCCGAGGGATGTCAGGGTGATGGGGGATGTCAGGGTGATGGGGGATGTCGGTTTAATGGGGGCGATGTCGGGGTGCCGGGGGATGTCAGGGTGATGGGGGATGTCGGGATGCCGGGGGGATGCCGGGGGATATCCGGGCGATGTCAGCAGCCCCTCCGGGATGGGGAGCCGCAGTCAGGGCAGGGCACCATGGAAGCCCcgagcacagctgggctgggcagtggcCCAAACGGGTGCGGGAAGCGGGAGCACGAGTGGCCTTTGGACACCGGTGTTTGGTTTTAGACACAGGAACCCAGAGGTCACCCACATCACGGGCACACTGTGATGCAGGCATTTGGGTCGAGATTGTGCAAAGGCTTCGGTCACACGCGTTTTTGGCAGgtggctctgcctgcctgcGCTTCCCCACGTTGAGAAAAGAGCTGATTCAGTCATCTAAAGGTCACAAACGCACTGAGCATCAGGGTAAAGGCTGGTTCATCCATCAACTGGGACGAGGCAGGGGATTCACCAGGTCCTTGATCTCACCTACCTCCCACACGGCATAGCCACCTCCCCCAGGACAGagtccctgctgtccccctcTCCGTGTTTGCAGGAGCAAGgcaaaccccaccaaaaccagcTCTGAGAACCCAAATTTCCCCCATGCCCTGAAGTCCCAGGCTTCATAGAGACCCCAAGCCCCACTGCTGACACAACAGCCCTTGCAGCCACCCTCATCCCCAGGCAGGGGGAACAGGAGGGTGGGAGTACATCCCACCCTGCCAGCTCCCCTCAGGACCCCCAGAATgactccagcagctgcacaggatCTGAACTGGCACCTGAGGGCACTTTCTGGAGTTAAATACTGACGTGAAGGAGTCAGagaagcacagcccagcactgagACACCTTCTGAAAGGTGAGAGAATTGGAattgttcaacctggagaagaagagactccagggagaccttagagcccttTCCAATACCTGAAGAGAACAGATTTCTGTTCCTGAGAGCtgagagggacttgggacaagggatggagtgacagaTCAAAGGGGAATGACTTTGAACTGCcacagggcagggttagatgggatattgggaagaaattcctccctgtgagggtggggaggccctggcacagggtgcccagagcagctgtggcatccctggcagtgtccagggccaggttggacagggtttggagcagcctgggatagtggcaGGAAGTGGAACTggctgatctttaaggtgccttccaacccgaaccatcctttgatttttttaatctcttctaCTCCCCAGTCAGCCCTCCTGAGCCAcagcccctctgtgctgctcctcagcccttTCCTTGGGAACTTgtgctccttttccagctgaatcattcagctgctgctggggctcaggTGGCTCTGCCCGCCTGGGAGCCCTCCCCAGGCTCAGAGTGGGATCAGTGTTTGCAAACAAGCAAGGAATTCCTGAGGCGTGTAAGAGTCATTTGAAGACACAGGGGAAAATCAGCTAAAACAAGCCGGGTGATTTCCTGGCTCAAGCTGTTCTGGGAAAGACACCTGGAGCTGAAATCCTGTGTCTGAGAGGTTTGCACTGGGAAGAACTGGAGGCAAGAGGCACCACGAGTGTCCTTATAAACACCAGCATCCCGTTCTGATGGTTATTTTATTGCAGAGCTCTCTGAATCTGTCACCAAACGGAGggagcccctgcccagcccaggagcCCCAGGCAGCCCTGCCATGAGGAACTCAAGCAGCACGGGTGGGGAGGGACGAGGAAAAGCAGTGCTGCCTTCCTCGTTTTCCTGGGATGTGGAGGGAAGGGTTGGGAGCAGGTTGCTCATGGAGCTGGTGGCAGAGGCGCCTGACAGTTCTCAGAGGAGAAACTCCAAGCTCAAAGTGTGGTGGCTGTGCCCTCATGGCCACAGGGCTCGCTCTGGGGTCGGGATGGAGGCACCTGGAGGAGCCTTTCCTTGTCCCGCTCTCCCTGCTTAGGAGGACACTGAGCGTGGAATAGCGAAGAACTTGCCCGGGATCGCCCTCCTCTCTATCTCGAGCCATAGGGAGAACAAATCCATCTCCTTGTGCTCCGTGGCCAGCTGGAAGGTGAAGCTCTGCAGCAGCGtggtgaggaaaaggaagagctcGATGCGGGCCAGAGCCTCCCCTGGGCACATCCGCTTCCCTGGGCACAGAGAGAGGGGGTGACTCCCATGGGGAACGAAGGCACAGGAGCGTGAGCAGACAGCCCGTGGTGAGGGTGGCTCTGTGGTGCCGCTGGGTGTTTGAGCTGGCACtcctgggcacggagctggCAGGGCGGGGCAGCACTGACCTGCTGAGAATGCCATGAAGGCCTCGCGCTTCCTGAACTCGCCCTTCTCATCCAAGAAGTGTCCTGGGTCCACTTTTTTGGGGTTCTCCCACTGGGTTGCATCCGAATGCACAGAGGAAAATACCGGAATAACAGGAGTGCTCTGCgggagagggatggggcagggacGTGAGGAGGGACATCAGTACCACGCCGTGGGCTCTGCCGGGTGGGCTTATTCAGGGGGGAGCATCCGGGGGGCACGGGGGAGCTGGGTGTGCACCCCAATGGCCAACCAGGTTCCATGGGGAGGCAGCCTGGAATGATGGCTCTGTGCCACAGGGACAACTAACGTggggctctgctgtccccaaggTCCTGCCAGTCTCTGTGCGGCTCATGAGACACAAATTACTGAGTGATTCCCATGGATTTCTGTTCAAACCCCTCTCACTGCCCCAAATCCAAAGGCAGGAGATGTTCCCTCGGCATGGGCTTTGCACACAATGCTCGTGGTCACACCAGGAGGGGTGGCTGTCCCCAGATCTGCCGAGGGAGGCTGGCCTGGCCCTACACCAGGGtgggctcctgctccagccctgccgCCTGTGGTGGGAAGAGCTGTTTGCCAGGATGGGCAAGGAAGGGACACGGGGGGGAGGGCAGGACGGGCAGTGACATTCACCTGCCCCTGCTTCGCTCTGCAAGGTCACTGCCTCTGAGGATTGGGAAAGATGTGGGGCCTTCAGATGTGCACAAACAGTGCAGGGACAAAGGCAAATCTCACTCaagccctgctgccacctctcCCTTGGGGGCAGAGGCTCCGGGGCCACCCTGTGTACCTTGGGGATGGTGTAGCCCCTGAACAGGACATCCTGCGTCGTCATGCGCGGGAAGTTCTCGATGCGGGTCTTGTGGAAACGCTGCAGCTCGTGGATCACGGCGTTGGTGTAGGGCATCCGCAGCTTGTCCTCTGTGCACGGGGCACGGCCGGTGCCCACCACGGCATCGATCTCCTCCTGGACCttggctggggacagcaggggggGCTGGGTGCCTGCTGTGCAACCTCCCCAGAGTTTCTTCCTGGCCTCCTTGGGCGCTCATGCTAAACACGGGGATGGGCTGGAGGGGGAGCAACCTGGCCTAATCCGAAACAGTCTCTGTCCTCATCCCTCCCTGGATCAGGCAAGCTCAGAGCATCTCCCAGAGGCCGGTGAAGGGCCATCTGCacgggcagggatggagcacagGGAGAAGCACCCGGATCCCCCTGACCTGTGGGAACCTGTGTCCAGCGGCTCCCAACCTTGGGTGACCCCACAGGGTGATTTTGGTCTGCCCCAAAACGGGACCTTCCAGGGCTGGGACTCCCTGCCCCGTGACCTCctcaggcacagagcagctgtgttctGCTGCCATACCTTGGATGTGGGGGTGCTTGGCCAGCATCAGCAGGAAGAACACCAGGGTGTTGCTGGTTGTCACCGTCCCGGCACCAAAGAGGTTGAACACTGACATGATCAGGTCTTCTCGGCTGTACATGTTCTCTGGGCTGCCCTTCTCCTGCAAGAATGGGGTGGTGGGGAGGGATTCAGCGTTGTCTGGGTGATAttccaggctgcagccaggctggagggcagccccccctcacagccccgctaccttctctgctttcatcaGGAAACAGTCGATGTAGTCCCGGGGGCAGCTGGAGTCCAGGGTCAGCTGGTGGTACTGCACCTTCTCTCGGATGTGGTCCTTC
The genomic region above belongs to Corvus cornix cornix isolate S_Up_H32 chromosome 18, ASM73873v5, whole genome shotgun sequence and contains:
- the LOC104695623 gene encoding cytochrome P450 2C5-like translates to MDAGSAGLLVTLLLVLSVLWFLVWRSDRKRSRLPPGPAPWPILGNLWQKDVLPLYRHYEKLSSTYGPIFTVWLGLKPVVVLCGYKAVKDALVGHSEEFGGRPEIPLLMQLSKDYGFVSNNEKKWRELRRFTLSTLRDFGMGKSSMSQKVQQEAQHLVEVLAKLKGNAFEPMIMFRYAVSNVICSVVFGNRYSYTDVAFLELLNAIGNYISFFLSPVAKVYNTFPSIMQHLPGPHKKVLADCQKLKDHIREKVQYHQLTLDSSCPRDYIDCFLMKAEKEKGSPENMYSREDLIMSVFNLFGAGTVTTSNTLVFFLLMLAKHPHIQAKVQEEIDAVVGTGRAPCTEDKLRMPYTNAVIHELQRFHKTRIENFPRMTTQDVLFRGYTIPKSTPVIPVFSSVHSDATQWENPKKVDPGHFLDEKGEFRKREAFMAFSAGKRMCPGEALARIELFLFLTTLLQSFTFQLATEHKEMDLFSLWLEIERRAIPGKFFAIPRSVSS